The Meiothermus ruber DSM 1279 genome includes the window CGGCAACGGCTTTGGAGCCCGGGCCGATCTGGGTGTGGTGATGGAAGCCCAGGGCACCACGGTGGGGCTGGGCATCCGCAACGCACTGGGCTTTGCCCGCTGGAGCGGCACCGAATTGCAGTGGAACGGCTCATCCGCAAGCCCCACCTCAACCCCCAGTGAACGCAGCAGCTTCGGCTTCGTGCCGGCCTTCTACCTGAACGCGGCCACCCAGGTACCCCTCGAGACCGGTACGCTGCTGGTAGGAGGAGACCTGGGCTACGAGGGTAGTCTGTTCGGCCGTATCGGCGGCGAGTACAGCCTGGGCCCGGCCCGCTTCCGCGCTGGACTGGGCTTCGACAATGGCTTCCGCTTTGGACTGGGCGCTGGCTTTGTGGCCCCCGGGTTCAGCCTGGACACCGCCCTGACCACCCACCGCGCCCCCATCGTAGGCCACACCGTCTTCGGCATCGCCCTGAGCCTTGGCTTTAACTTTTGAGGTAGACCATGCCCAGAATCGCCTTCGCTCTACTGCTTCTGCTCCTGACCGGGTGCAGCGCCAGCACCCGCTACAACTTCAAGTTTGATATCCTCAGCTTTATCCCACAGAACCAGCGCAGCCTGAACATTCCCAGCGGTTACTACCTGGCAGTGTACCCCAACCTCGAGGGTCAGCTAGTACCCCTACCGATTAGCCTGGACATCCTCGAGCGCGGCCAGATCGCCATCCAGGGCAGCCTTGTCAACACCGGGAGCATCCCCATGACCGGAAGCTACGAGATCCGCCTGGCCCCAGAAAGCGACACCAACCTTAACGACAACTCGGGCGGGGATGTGGGCCTGGGCCGCACCAGCTTCAACGTCGCCGCCGGGCAAAGCCAGTCGATCGCCAGCTCGGTCAATCTCGACGCCACCCAGAACAGCGCGGCGTTTAACATCATCAAATCGGGCTCGTTCCGGGTCGCCATCCGGGTGGAAGTTAACAGCAACGGTGGTCGCTTCGATCTCACCGCCGCCCAGGCCACCGTCATCGGGCGCCCATTTGCCCTCATCAAGTAGCCCGTTTCCCGCGCCTGGATGTGCGGCCTCCGTTCTGGAGGTCGCACAACTTCTTGCTTTAGACGTACCTACTTAACCTCAAGCTGGCGGCGGGCCAGCACAATCTCCTTGGTCGGAATGCGGCTATGAATAAACCAGAAGCCCACCACCCCCACCAGCAAGACCAGCACCTTAACCCAGAAAACCGGGATAAAGAAGATGGCGCTGGTTAGGGCAAAAAAACTCAACATGCAAAGCGCAAATATCTTGGCCCGGCGCGACATCCCCAGGCCGTTGCGGTAGTCTCGCACAATGGGCCCCACCTTGGGCAGGTTGAGTATCCAGTTGAGAAAGCGCTGGCTGCTTCTGGAGAAAAAATAAGCCGCCAGAATAAAAAAAACCGTCGAGGGCATCCCAGGCACCACCGTGCCAACAAAGCCCAGGCCAGCGAAGAAAAACCCAAGAAAAAGCCAGAGGGGCCGCAGAGGGTTGAGGGGCGATCGCATAACCTCTAAATAGTATGACAAAACCCCCGTCGGGATAAATGTACCCCGCGGGCTTTAAAAAGTAATCAGCCGATACTTGGCGTATCGGCTGACCCCTGAACGGTTGGAGGCTTGGAGGTTTAGAGCAACCCGGCCTCGCGCAGCAGCTTGAGCGCGGTGTCGAGGGGTAGCTTTTCAAAGTCCACTTTGGGGCTCTTGGCCACCGCCTGGTTGATGGGCAGCAGGCTCGAGCTGAGCACAACCCCCTGGGTCACCGGATACTCGATGATCTCGCTAGCGAAGAACTGCTGGCCCTTGGCCGAAAGCAGCCACAGCAAGAAACGGTTGGCCGCCGCCGGGTTTTTGCTGGTTTTGAGAATGCCAGCCCCGGTCACCAGGGCCAGGCCGCCCACATCACCATCAGCAAAGTAGTAAGTGGCAATGCGCTGCCCCGCCCGGGCCACGCGCTGAATGTAGTAGTGGTTGGTCGAGCCCAGGTCGATCTCGCCAGCCCGGATGGCCTCCATCATGGCCGGGTTGGAGGCGTAGGCTTTGGGCTCGAGGGCCTTCATATCGGCAATCCACTGCCGGGTGCGGGCCTCGCCATACTGCGCCACCATGGCCGCAATCATGTCCTGGAAGCTGCTGTAGGTCGGTGTCCAGCCAATCCGCCCTTTGTACTGGGTCAACTTGGGCAGATCCATAATGCTTTTGGGCAGGTCTTCG containing:
- a CDS encoding YbaN family protein, encoding MRSPLNPLRPLWLFLGFFFAGLGFVGTVVPGMPSTVFFILAAYFFSRSSQRFLNWILNLPKVGPIVRDYRNGLGMSRRAKIFALCMLSFFALTSAIFFIPVFWVKVLVLLVGVVGFWFIHSRIPTKEIVLARRQLEVK
- a CDS encoding iron ABC transporter substrate-binding protein; its protein translation is MRKKAVLVTTLLAVLGLAQAQQQSLTVYTGRGQGLVEPLVRQFEAETGIKVNVRYGRDAEILAALQEEGSRSPADVFWANTAGALGVASERGLLVRLGDTITRTPAYFVPASRQWVPLTVRLRVLAYDPSRVKPEDLPKSIMDLPKLTQYKGRIGWTPTYSSFQDMIAAMVAQYGEARTRQWIADMKALEPKAYASNPAMMEAIRAGEIDLGSTNHYYIQRVARAGQRIATYYFADGDVGGLALVTGAGILKTSKNPAAANRFLLWLLSAKGQQFFASEIIEYPVTQGVVLSSSLLPINQAVAKSPKVDFEKLPLDTALKLLREAGLL